From the genome of Solanum pennellii chromosome 6, SPENNV200:
TTTATGTCTTCGGCATGATTTGAAACAAAAGTTTTTGAAAAGGCTCTCTTTTTCCTTGGAAGAGAGATGCCCTTGATAAGAAAATCACCACAATTTTTCCAATGCAGTGTTAGACGATCATCTTCATTGAGCCTTCTTTTTTGGTACTCTGTAAGTATTTAGTTAATTTGCCCCTCATTAATCTCCCCACTGATTCGATCTGCTTGCAGCTCTGTCCCTCATATCCTGGGTCATGATGACCAGATACGGCAACGTCAGGATGTAATTTGTCTCCACAATCAATGATAATATTATGAAGTAAACAACACACGAGGATGATGCTGGGGAGTTTCTGTTTATCAGGTCTCCACATAACCTTATTAAGGATTCTCCAGCCTCCCTTCAATTGTGAGAAGGCTTTTACTGCAACTGAGCTTGCAGTCGCATGCACCACATTGAAATCAAGCATAGGATCCGAGAGGTCTTCACCTTCATAAGGTGTAATAAGCCATGGAAGAAGAGGGTAACCAAATCCTCCTAGAATATACTCTCTAACTTCTGCTCCTTCAGACACTATTTTGACATTTCCATTTAAACGATCACCACTTTCACAGAGTTTATAAAATCCAGAGCACTTGAACAGCCTTGAAGTGGTCATGCCCCCAGGCCAACCTGTCACTATGTCTAAAAAACGCATCTCGCTGTCCACGATACCTTGCAAAAGCATGCTGTAATTGCTTTCCTGATCACACCAATCATCTGAGGTTTGAATAGCAGGAAGAGTCATTATGATGTGAGTTGCATCAATTGCTCCACAACAGTTAGGCAAACCAAATGATTGTTCAAACTCAGACTTGATTATATCCATCTTACTAGGTTCTGGCCACTTAAGATGGTGCTTTGCACGTTCTTCCAGTGCCTCAATGAATCTCCAGGTAACCTGAGACACAGTGGACTGCCCGACCCCAAATGATGCCCCAACTGAAACTTGGGATTCACCAGAAGCCAATCTTCTCAATGCAATCGCAACTTGCTTCTCAACACTAAGAAGCCTTCCCTCAATGTTTATCAGACCTGAAGGAGGTCTTGAGATAAGGTCCTCCCTTACAAGTGAACATATGTAATCAAAAGTCTTGTTGGAAACACGGAAAAAATACTTGAAACCTTCCTCTTCATCACTAGGTACACCAGAACCTGCAGgataaaaagtataaaagtGAGTTAATTCCTgcaacaaaaaggaaaaaaaaatccaaaatgaCCTTATAGGAAAAAGTTGCaaagattaaaaagaaataagatgGGTTCCGAGACTGTTGTTACATAAAATATCCTAGCAGACAACTCCAGTCTATTGGCATCTCTCAAACTTACTTATGTGGGAAAACCTTCATCTTTCTAAGGACAAGTGGACAACAACCACATTACAAACCTAAGAATGATTAATTATTATGCTAACTATAACAATGTAGAAGTTCCGCCTTTGACAATATCTACAACGCCTTGGATTTCATTAGAATAAATTAGACTTTTAAGAGAGATCAAGGAGTCTTAAGCAACCTCTTCTCTTCCTATTTTAGAGACCTAACTTCAAGTAAATGCAGTGAGTCAatcaatttagctagttagaGTCAACAACATGAATAATTAGACTATTTTTCACACAACCCTTCAACCTACAGCCAGTGGCGCAGGAGCGGAGCCATCTTGTCTACAAGGGCTGTCAAAAACAATTCTTTTATGTACATATTCTATATACGTGAATCCCCTTGAATGCTTTGCGAATTTAACAAATAAGGGTTAAAATAATGAACTAAATTTGCAGAAATCAGACTTAAAAGCTCCAATCTTGACACTTACCAACACCCCAATCGAATTAATAAGTGAAATGGAATCGAAAAAACAatagaatttgagaaaatgtTGTTAAAGAATGTAAATTTGAGCAGAGAGGGACCTGGGGTTGATGTTTTATTCTTGTGCCAGAAACTATCCCACCAATCGCATTCAGTTCCTTTGTTCTCAGCAGGAACAAtgttgtttttcttgtttttggcTTTGATTTTCTTCAACTTGTTAGAATCTTTCTTGGATTTCTTTAGAGGAGCCATCCACCGATTGGGTTTGCAAACTCAATGGTTACACCGAAAACTTCCACATACCAACTCTTCCTTCTCAACTTTAGTACTCTCTTTTGTTTTGTATCGAAATGGACCTGTTTACTTTCAAAATCTCACCCCTAAACTATAGGTGTAGGGCTAAAATGcttctttaataatatattttcgtCAAATCCAGTCcttcaattatttaaatttgtcaaattttaaattttctctatgtctattcttttttatataataactttacattaatattaatggaaaaattaaattatttaacattaatttttcaattgtttttctCTATCCTTGCTATTTTTCTTCAACTTATTCTTATGCAATGAACCTTAACATTAACGATTCAAAATGAattcacaagaaaaaaaataaaagttataattttattgaacggacaataaaatgaagtatattttgttgctattgatAACTTGATTATgctaaactttattataaaaaaagatcTTACTtgttaattcaaaatttgtacTCTAACAACTTTATTGAAAggaatttgtttattttttcagaattaaaatttataaaatgatcatCTTATTTACGTAAAAAAATGTAGTGATAAGAATAAATCTaaaccaaataaaaaatggCTTAAGATTTAACCACAAAAAGttcaatttatataaatctaacctatttatataaaaaaaaaagtgaataaagatcaaacatgataatcttttaaaaattcaatgaaCTAAAATCAATAAGATTTTATATACTTAAAATACTAAATCAAAGCGGATAAATTTTTAAACAATCAAAAAAACTGAGTATACAAATTTAGTATTAATTTTAGACCTAATCTCATAATTAAAGAAGTATTTATGACATTTCACTTCCTACAAAGTCAAAAGATGAGCCATTGGGTTTATCAAGGACAAATTATCACTTCTCTAAAACTTTGGGGACCAAATTCCCAAATCTTCTAAATCTTAACTGCGACATTGTCGTCCTTCTTCTTCACTCATACTCTCCGAAGCTGTGCGGTTCGCGGTGGCGGCGCTGCTCATCTTCAACGGCAAAAAGGTGTCTTTCACTATTCTTAAAACTCACAAAATTGCTCTTCAGTTTTCATAATCGTTTATGGTTGTTTTTTGCTCTTCTTTTTTATTCCCCACGTTTTTATCTCCAAATTCTGCTGCTACTGCTTTGGTGATGCTACAAATTGGGTTTTATACTTGTAAAAATTGAAGCTTTCCTTTAGCTACAATAAACAActcttcaacaaaaaatattctcCCTCTATTTTAAGCTGTAATTTTAGCTTAGTCTcttttcttgataaaaaaaattatgtagaaGAGGTATAGTAATAAACAATgaagaacaaagaaaatatgtgaTTCCTAAATATGATtacaaataaggagaaacaGAGGGGAGGCTTGATAGCATTCGATTCGACTAGCTACTAACCTTATGCCTTAATCCTCCACtaagaaaatagaaaatcacAGAAAAACCTTTGTATAAAtcaaagaatttattttctttaataataatgGTGTCCAAAGCACAGACCTCTATTGATTCCATGGGGTATCTGCTACCCCACTAGCATAGGTACTGGGTAACTCTATCCACCAAGGCTTGGATAGATGGACAGGATTCAATCAGTGTTTTTCCCTTCGATTGGATTTGAACCTAAGACCTTATGGTTTTCAACGTAAGCGAACCCCCATGGATGCCAAAGAATTTCCCAAGTGTTCATTTGCATGCACTCTTCATGTTGTACTTGAATTGTGGAAGATCTGAAGAACTTTGTTTCGTGGAAGCCTAAAGttttgttatccctttttttttaatttatacttatttattattttgccCCTGAAGTTAATTGGAAATTTTACTTAGATGGAAATCAAGGCAGATGGAAGTGATGGATCGTTGGTTTTAATCAAGCAAGGAGCTGAGGCTGTgagtttatatttaattatattgtgTTCATATAAAACTTTCCTGTAATACTTCTGATCtttttctctcacttttttGGGAAAGATTTTGTGTGCGCATGTGTCTTTTGTATAGtttatgagttaataataatttatactaCTGTTTCTGCCAATGTTCATTTGATGGCAAGTAGTTGTTGACTCTAGAATTTCTGTAACACTTTATCTTGTTTCTCTGTTGAGGATATCAGAGGGTATTTGAGTCAACATTTGTGGGTAGTAGAAGGTGTATTATCAAGGAACGGTTTTCAAAGAAATACAGGCATCCGACTTTGGACTCAAAGCTCACTCTTAAACGGTTGAATGCGGTCGGTGTAAATGATACCTACTCTTTCCTTTATCTTTCTTGAAACTTGTGTTTCTTAAAGAAATATTGGAATCCTGTCACAGGAGGCAAGGTGCATGACAAAAGCTAGACGGCTTGGTGTTGTCACTCCAGTGTTGTATGCTGTTGACACTGTTATGCACACTCTCACCTTTGAATATGTTGAAGGTCCTTCGGTGAAAGATATATTGCTTGGCTTTGGACTAGTTGGAGTTGACGAAGAACGAATGGCTGATATTACAACACAGATTGGTAATGCTATTGGAAAACTACACGATGGTGGCCTAGTCCATGGCGATTTGACAACATCAAACATGTTACTGAGGACTTCTGGCAATCAGCTGGTGaactttttctctctcttttcgaAGCTCCTCTAGCTCTCATGATTGATTTGTCTTCAATTTCATTCTTTATTTGCCTTTTTCTCATGGTTTTGGAGGATGAAGTTCTAAGGTCACCTCAATGCGTTTATTTGTCTATCTCTGGTGCTTTTTCTCCAGGTGCTGATTGACTTTGGTCTAAGCTTTACTTCAACGCTTCCAGAAGATAAAGCAGTTGATTTATATGTACTGGAACGTGCTTTACTCTCTATGCACTCTTCTTGTGGAAATGTGGTAAGCTCCGTCATATCTACTGTTTTGTGTGTTAGAGGCTTGTATAAAGCCGTTTGAAGCTTTTTGTTCTTCTGtattctctcattttaaaattataatctcTTTCAGGCAAAGGATTTTAGtttcttctttaaaattaatattcctTTTGCCTTTTGTGTCCTATTATTGTGGAAAACATGCCCCTCTTCTCAGAAGCAGTATTTTTTATGACACTATTGAACAGTTTTCTACTTCTCTCGGTGCTCTTTTTCTCATATTCATCATGTATGGTTTATATGGTTATCGCAGATGGACCGGATACTTGCTGCATATAGGAAGTCCTCAAAGCAATGGTCATCAACCTTGAACAAGCTAGCCGAAGGTGCTGCCGACTCTTCATACATGTCCCTTTCTGTTTATTACCTTGTTATTCCCAGAAAGAAGAAGTAGCATGGTTTTAATTCCGATggtttctttatgtttttcctttctttattttaacTTGTCTTAGTGAGGCAAAGAGGAAGAAAGCGCACAATGGTTGGTTGAGTTTCTGCAGTTCTGCACTCCACGTGGAGGTTAGACTTGTTTCTTTGCTTTCAAATGCATCcagtatgatttttttttacttccaGAATGTAATAGTATCAACTTCCCATGTTTTCATGCCAAAAGCACAGTGTCTTGCTTGTGCCCCCTCTTTCTTGGAATCGCTGCTATcctatatataattaattttttatgaagtaatcATTCACCATTTTCACTATGTTCTCTTGGAGATGAGGTGTCGGATGTCCTGGTCATGTGGCCTATTTGTTTTCTTAGTACAACTTGATGCATTCACATACTCCTTACCTTTCTGTTTCCTGTTCTTCGTTTTTCTGGAAGTGTGAACATTGGTAGTGTTTTAGACGATGATGTAACATGAATATCTTCAGATATATTGAAGACATCGACTCATTTATCTACCAAAAAGTTATAGAAGAATGTGACTCAGAGCTGCAAATAGTCTTTATAAGTTGTACATGACATTCCGAGCATACATTTGGGAGCTGTCTGTAATAGTTTGTAAATGATTTTTCTGATTGATTTTCAGTGATGACATGGGGCAGGAGAAAGCTTAAGACTGCAAAGACCAATCTGTATTCTTGATTATTGTAGTGTGGGTGATGTTAATTGTTTGAATTTGCTTTGTATCTACTATTCTCTGCATTCTTATTCAACCCGTAGAAGAAACTGCTGCCTTGGTAATTGGATTATTTGTAGACGAATCTCTGTTAGGGTTGGTCCAAACGACAACAGTTACACATTTTACAACTCATCATGAATGTTCTTCAAATCCCAATATTTATAAGCTACTAATTAATTTGCTCCACAAAATCTCCTCACTAACTTCAACTTTTGGTCAAGTATCTATCTATATCTCcttatatttctaattttttacttattaattaTTCTATACAAAAAATGTGGATAAAAACTTGACATATTTACAACTAACTAGTAGATGCTTTATATCTACTTATACATACATTACTTATATTAATTGTCTAATCATACTTAATTAAGACATACTTTTTACTGCATCAAATTAGTATTTTAggattaaaatataaaaacacatttcaaatatatatatatatatattcattgttacataaattcttttataaaaaaaaagttttttaaaatacgAGGAACTAAAAGTACAATCATCTgttttttagaaattaaaatccTTGAGGATTTTCTTTGTTATGGCACAACATTAGTTGTTATTTTGGTCAATATGAACATTCTTAGTAAAATCTATGATAAGAGTAATTCttaattatcaataattaattattgcGATATCACTcttttgttaatatattcacTAGGCATGAGCGTCTAGCTGAGCAAGTCGAGTTCAATTAAGCTTTTTAGTGTATCAAACTGAATTGAgctaagttaattttttttatagtattatgtaattagaaaataaatttaagataaaatttCTTGACAAGTATAATCATTACTagtttaaacttgaaattagTAATGACATTCAACTGGATTTAATTATATACAATATTAGtctatattaaaattcaattcaAATTAAGTGAACTTAATATTGAATACAGAATAGAACTTTtggttaaaagaaaaaataataaagcaacaacaaattcaaaaaattatacaatgttatatatcatatatcttgttgaatatcaaaaatttaaatataattttagaattaaaattttaattttattttgtttttaaagtgGGCACACGACTTACGTAGTGATATCAAAATAATGGACAAGTCTAACGCGAGCCTcaaattccaaacacataatcaatcCATATTGATAACTCTACTTATACTTCAAGTATTTGACATCTAAAATTCAACCCTTCATCGTATCACCATTTACACCCTTCGTACTTAATAAATTGATCATAtcatatgattattaatgaaaaattttctttgattttcgTGTATTTGAACCTAAACGAAAGATCTGAAATTTACCTACTCAATTGATCTTACAAAAATGCTGATAGTAAAAATTTATAAGACATTAAtaggaaggaaaaaaaaagaataattttttccaAACTCTGAATAACATAGATTTTTCATACCAcgatattcaaatattataacaCACTTGATGACTTCTTGTAAACAGACACAACAGTACTACTATAATATTTGACAAACTCATTAATTTAActataaaagataattattttttagatatgaTATTGTAAAGCCTATAAGCTATGGTACATAAAGTATAATTAGCTTATATTAGTCCTTCTTCTCAATTAATTGTCCGTGTTTTTTCTTTGATGCCTCCAAACACGTCTTCATTACATTTTCATCAAAAGCAATCTGAACTGCACGACATTCTTCCTGGCAGAATGCAAGAGACCAGTGTTCAATCGATTAGTATAGCAATTTCAATCATATTCGATTTATGTGATAGTGTTTGATGTTACGAGggttaaatattattttgtgccTATAGCTACATATATTGTTCAAGTTTTTCGAGATCGAAAttatagaaataatttaaaatatttgattctcTAAAGACCAAATCATTTATCGGAGATCGCAAACCCATGAAACTATAACTAGTTAACTCGCCCAAGTTTTGTCCATTTCATCTTATTAAAATTTGTGTGATTGATTAATGAGAAATcttgtcaaatatttttttaaaggactttttttttaatgttgatgttatataagtaaaataacgaaaaaatattaattttataaaatactaaaaattatataagaacaaaataattaatcctTAGTAAAAGTTGGATGTATTAAATTATTACGatttatattttaatcaatttcaACTCAATTCCGCACATTTTTACACACAAGGATAAGTACTATATTATAAGGAATAAATGTTAGTACGTAAcacttgatgtttatgttgaaaACTTGTTTGGATAATTTGTAGAATGAAGAAACTTTGTTAGGGTTATTAGGAGGTGGTTGAAACTATCAGAGCGGCTAAGTCCAGCATGTTTAGACATTACATTGTACTAAAGTATTGAACTGcccatgtttttttttttcaaaggaaAAGCGTATgtaataacaaattattaatttaaattaaatgctataaaaATAGTTTGATTTATACCCctaacaaattattattattttgcctCTTTTCTGGTGAATTTCGttcgcttttatacaaacacaaatgtataaaatgtgtttgcgTTTGTATAAAGGGagaaataattgtatatatacatatatattttcgttcccctctcccagatctcacTCGCCAGTCTCTCTCGCTTGTACAAATAGAAACATATAATGCAAGATCCCGCTCGCCAGTCTCTCTCGCTCTTGCCTCTCTCGCTTGTACAAatagaaatgtataaattgcatttatgtttgtataaaacaagagaaaattatatatacacatacaaatacatatatattcgtCTTATACActaataattatacaatacaaatatttcccttcccagttctcttttgtctttctctttttctcgctttatacaaacacatattatacaattgatcttttgtatatgtataccgaAATCAAACATGACTAATATTCTATAAAAGGTTGAGTACTAATTTAAGTAAATGAGCAAAAATTTTGAATGAACGAATAAAAATGTATTTCTTCTTTTCAGAAAGttcataaaatcaaatttaagatTTCCATTATGATCATAAATTTCCTCCTCCTTTTTTTCACTTCAACTTGTTTCAATTATAGTTAGTTACAAAAATATCTCATGTACTTCATTATTTAATACCTCAACTCACTCACATAGTTATATTCATTAAAAGAAAATGCAGAGGAGTAAGTATatgattttacatttttttagtaCAGGCAAAAACACATCATAGGGATAGGGCACAACCTCTCAAATTAGTCGTGCTTGGAATTTCAGAgacatatattaattaaattatattttattattcctCGTCTTaacctaattttaattttttataatttatatactttttaaaactATATAGCCTTTACACATCTTCCACGCGtcttttcaataataaaaagagaattattctatttgaaataattacttACAAAAATTATGACAGATAATATGAGACGGAAAGAtactaaataaaagaattagtCCATGACCGAcatgatataaaataataatagaaaagttTGTAGCTGACCAAATAATTTGTGACTAGACTCAAATTTCTGTTGCCACGTTATTACGTGAATGGGGTCAATTTCGAAAAGAAAAAACAGCAGCCATTAGTGTTAATACAGCTGTTTATTTGctaaatgattaaataaaatagaatacgTATGCAAATATCAATCAGATCACTGTCATTAGTGGTCAAATAGTTGTTTATTTGCATTATTCGACGAAAAAAACAGTTTGTGGTTGACAATTAATTAAAGGCCATTTTCCTGGTAATTAATGAACATAGCAAAAAAGAGTGATCATCTATCTATTATATATAGTTGATATATATCCATTTTCAcaacttttttatttcataataataagtACAAAGAACTCATCCAGATTATATATTTGGTGTGAccaaaaaacataaacaagtaCTCTTGTAGATTTATCTGTCCTCTTAAAaactgttttttttgttttcagaAAGAAATATATGGCAAATATTTCTACTTGCTCCCTTCTCGTTGCTGCTGTTTTTCTAGGTAACAATTAACTACACACACGACatgttttttcattatattgtatttattgatttaatttgtaCTTGCTAGCTACCGCGTACACATATTTAAATAGATATATAATTTCTCCTACGTCTGTTTTTATAATCCATCTTTAACTGGACTAGACGATTAAGTTATAAGAAAGGAGAAGGATCTTGTTCGATTGATCCTTTTTATTCATGTTTAGTCCTTTTGTGTGTAAAAgtctgtttaatttttatttcttcagaACCAATTTTTTGGAAATTAAAGCTAGATCAAAATCTAAGACTCGTACACAGCTTTCTATTGTTGTCTTGAAAGATCCATATTTAATCTTATGACCgttcactcttttttttttttttactcagTATTCGGGGTCCACATTAGAGTCCTAACTAAATTTGTATCATGAAGCCTATTGGgtaagacttttttttttcatagtcATGCCTCAAACCTGAAACTTTTGATTTATAAGATTGAAACAGTCTCACCATTGTATCAGAACTCATATTTTTGTTACATATCTATCaacattaatatagaaaaagGAATTGATTGTGATTTTAAACTTGTTCTTTACATGTTGagctaatttttaaataatgaagcTAGACGAGACCTGATTAGGaaaaaagaaacttattttaagtgatGGTTACAAAAAAACATGTGTACCGTTGTATGTGGGTTAGagagaaaaatcaaatcaattaattaaaagtggatcatatatgattttaaatgaaGTGTTTAATCTGTACGCATGCATTGCAGTTGGAATATTGATGATCCCATCGGAAATATTGGGAGAAACATGCTACCAAATACACCCAGAGATATTGTGTGATGAAGGCAAAGTTGAAGGGGAATGTTTACCTTTCTGCAATAACAAATTTGGATCCTCTGCTGGTGGACAATGCATTGAGCAAATTGGCTTTGATGGTCCTTTTTGTGCATGTGATTATCCTTGctgattaattaatatgtagTTTTTGTTTACATGATGTTTGTTTAgtctttatatatatgatgtaaaATCTACTCTTGTTGGCTGTTTTATAAATGGAATAATAACAGATAAATCATGTTAAGTATTGTTtgttcttttaatatatttggttttaaaaaaaaaaatagcaggatggaaatgaatattattttttttattgaattttgaaaattacaaTGAGCAGTGGGAAAAGATCAAAAGAAATACATTAATCCGACTGCTTTGTATGTCTTTGGTCCTCCTCATTAAGCCTTGAATTTAGGGAATTGAGCTGCAAAAatgtaagaagaagaagaattaaaacacatttaatttgatgttaaataaaagatataatataataaattaccAACGAAATCCTTCTTGGAGCAGTCTGCATCACACTTCATCTCACAAAAGGTATAACCTTGTCCTTGTTTAGCTGTGCATTCATCGTGACATGTGTGATAGCAATCCTGATACTCTTCTTCTGTGGCTTCACACACAGCTGTAAATACAACCATGCACATCAGAAACACTGCAACAAACTTTTGaccttccatttttatttttttatttcttttaactaaaaaaatttattgctTTATTAATTACTTTACAGTGTTTCCTTGGACGATTTTCTAATGTTCATGCCCTGCCctatttatacaataaaaatgtaTGTGGATTTCCTCTTTCCTAGGACATCTATTTGTTTTGCTTAAATTAAGGTAATGCTTCTCATAAAAACTCGCTCTTCCATTAATATTCTTCACCACTCAATTAGCTAGTATCATAtgatattaaaacaaaaaaatactttGTTTATGTTTAACGACTAATTTTATTAGCaaaattctgattttttttttaagtaacagatttcaatttaatataggAATAATTAATCCCTAACACATAAAAGTTAGGTTAGTACTGTTTTGAAAGTACTAGTCATAAAAGTTGTAGCCTAAACCCTCACCCTACAACTTAACTCTCTGAAACTAAAAGTACATAGAGTAGATAAGAAATTCCATTAACTAATAATTGAACTTGATCTATAGTCTATAGATATAGACAGCACTCAAACAATcaagttataaatttttatcttttttccaaATTCATAGTTGTTGAATttgcatttaataaatttttacatAATACTATAATTTTGCCTTTTCGAGTCTCTGAGAAAACAAAAAACTAGTACTATATTTGATCTTAAGATacgaaattaaataaaagaaaagaaaattgtttaGATTTGTGAAAAATAGAGCTTTGCCTTGATAAAAGAGGGCGGCCAATGCACTGCCCACAAGTCATTGACTAAACCGTAGCCACCTTTAATTTTGCCCTAACAATTTATGTACTTCTGTCCATATGCATGTTTTAAAGACTTCAATTGATAGTAATTAAAAAATCCTAATGTTTAAGAACAAttcttttacaaataaatttaaaaagagagCGT
Proteins encoded in this window:
- the LOC107021082 gene encoding EKC/KEOPS complex subunit bud32-like is translated as MEIKADGSDGSLVLIKQGAEARVFESTFVGSRRCIIKERFSKKYRHPTLDSKLTLKRLNAEARCMTKARRLGVVTPVLYAVDTVMHTLTFEYVEGPSVKDILLGFGLVGVDEERMADITTQIGNAIGKLHDGGLVHGDLTTSNMLLRTSGNQLVLIDFGLSFTSTLPEDKAVDLYVLERALLSMHSSCGNVMDRILAAYRKSSKQWSSTLNKLAEVRQRGRKRTMVG
- the LOC107021881 gene encoding uncharacterized protein LOC107021881, coding for MANISTCSLLVAAVFLVGILMIPSEILGETCYQIHPEILCDEGKVEGECLPFCNNKFGSSAGGQCIEQIGFDGPFCACDYPC
- the LOC107023317 gene encoding protein ANTAGONIST OF LIKE HETEROCHROMATIN PROTEIN 1, producing MAPLKKSKKDSNKLKKIKAKNKKNNIVPAENKGTECDWWDSFWHKNKTSTPGSGVPSDEEEGFKYFFRVSNKTFDYICSLVREDLISRPPSGLINIEGRLLSVEKQVAIALRRLASGESQVSVGASFGVGQSTVSQVTWRFIEALEERAKHHLKWPEPSKMDIIKSEFEQSFGLPNCCGAIDATHIIMTLPAIQTSDDWCDQESNYSMLLQGIVDSEMRFLDIVTGWPGGMTTSRLFKCSGFYKLCESGDRLNGNVKIVSEGAEVREYILGGFGYPLLPWLITPYEGEDLSDPMLDFNVVHATASSVAVKAFSQLKGGWRILNKVMWRPDKQKLPSIILVCCLLHNIIIDCGDKLHPDVAVSGHHDPGYEGQSCKQIESVGRLMRGKLTKYLQSTKKEGSMKMIV